One segment of Toxoplasma gondii ME49 chromosome VI, whole genome shotgun sequence DNA contains the following:
- a CDS encoding hypothetical protein (encoded by transcript TGME49_238410) yields the protein MYCQRGNLSVLLREGTQQDDLLPSSSSFFSSSSSSSSSSSSSSSSSSSSSLSSSSLSSSSLSSSSSFSSSSFSSFSSSVSSGFPSPLSVLLSGAGMRQRETLLREEQRSESEKIEEGIAYERLRVLCEKLALLSTSFPRTSGRTASLQQPREEDLSQPQASTFLAFEESAGGRRQGKAFLEKERPGRPRESNSVSQGDGAVEDAAKEGRRIEIVNCAFSLHALEAWVPQPSPCCAAAAAVGAWNAVQQLVFSRERSVHGERRQTNRKIEEAGPGGWAESERQARKEEKNGGRKEEVHQTGKEGATGERSGDEDAEKTEAVEVESGERDGNREDKSGEGNGRQVTQQEKENFSRENTGNDQAGTTEEKRDNEEAAESSIEALPSVSSRSAESVETGLKSLLSDASGARRAMRFRLLSLISSASEMKDRRKREQAREELIQLEEEVLGKLFAAEMEAKNEEGRTRQDQQQKTQSEEKEVERRTEEDRVNPKRQKEGEEEEGKTREKKRESGCRRGSTSEDTQVKPTGEEKSNTGETDGHEEGKKHWQEKEESEEDNDEGSDEERKNPKGSETGRQQTLECLTVDATDRDTKRKRNKALLVRLLRGSLASYFPSSIDDKDSDNLSQQLWCRDEKVQTDTRTGADAIFERETPTNESVEIKREWKTSAEILACSTACSRLLGAVRTRLDLPEEKKSEERGDTAGREEETGEREEDDREDRRDGTNTESVGRTKRKEEAERRSRGDKGERRNEEEGEQEGEDTRERERQNGEHREGEEEGRDSCVREKRVAEKKEMESTRNVESEGSDKKHEEEKRSIFHRQELPKRSSQSQSAVSSPHKSVSSGLPWNESWSVRRRLAFSLWHLSASETSQRETKNAEELVAFSAPRQAMLTREAERERELQAPPNTRGGLEGTPPFSSASSRPLASSAPSVSWTPPDAGSSLSRVVPCSPSSSGSPPLSILCMQLPNSSRIHLPLSRLSPQGGASEEPAGTQKAAGVSTSEAASWVLERAATKEVSRRKESARRKSVCPSEAETPQDQEGVKEDAPGREEGQGEEVGEGAAERQEEKKGAGEDARTCPEERRLGRVSQEEQGQANEACGVESDGEREAEREEERKAREERDPRTEQGPTHVSGGRVACRRRASSRKRRKNKSRHGLAFHRKVMSGLEMLLQRGQAEKRLTFARPSTRHVGNKQLLEAFVAIEKKRHWCRGVARAAERRERSSDEEEPEEQAARQEREGQRRERRGDREVEEAAEREGEEVPHGEKAEGETAAFEGREREKEGKEGDGETESNEETESVEKVLDRDRLISREDGALSLGGGHDEGVEAKREEKERDEHEWLASTWVCPLCDHGVRAFALMGGPGTRSKWIVERPKRNHERQNRETREQSILLVTLIEAFVP from the exons ATGTATTGCCAACGCGGCAACCTCTCTGTGTTACTCAGAGAAGGAACCCAACAGGACGACctgcttccctcttcttcctcctttttttcttcgtcctcttcttcctcgtcctcttcttcctcgtcctcttcttcctcgtcctcttcttccttgtcctcttcttccttgtcctcttcttccttgtcctcttcttcctcgttctcttcttcctcgttctcttccttctcttcttctgtctcctctgggtTTCCTTCACCCCTCTCTGTGCTGCTCTCTGGCGCCGGCATGAGGCAGCGGGAGACTCTcttgagagaagaacaaaggagCGAATCGGAGAAAATCGAGGAGGGGATCGCGTATGAGCGCTTGAGAGTTCTGTGTGAAAAGCTGGCATTGCTCTCGACTTCCTTTCCACGGACATCAGGACGCACTGCGTCTCTCCAACAGCCTCGCGAAGAGGACCTTTCACAGCCGCAGGCGTCgaccttcctcgccttcgaggAATCAGCTGGAGGTCGCCGCCAAGGCAAAGCTTTTCTCGAAAAGGAACGACCGGGGAGACCGCGAGAAAGCAACTCTGTTTCCCAGGGAGATGGAGCCGTGGAAGATGCagcgaaagaagggagaagaatcGAAATCGTCAACTGTGCAttttcactgcatgcactggaggCCTGGGTTCCCCAGCCGTCCCCCTGCTGTGCCGCCGCCGCGGCTGTAGGCGCCTGGAACGCGGTGCAGCAACTTGTCTTTTCTAGAGAACGAAGCGTacacggagagaggaggcagacaaaTAGAAAGATCGAGGAAGCAGGGCCAGGAGGGTGGgcggaaagcgagaggcaggcgcggaaagaagagaagaatggaggcagaaaagaagaggttCATCAGACTGGAAAGGAAGGCGCGAcgggcgagagaagcggcgacgaggatgcggagaagacagaagcagtcgaagtggagagcggagagagagatggaaatCGAGAGGACAAAtcgggagaaggaaatggCCGACAAGTGACTCagcaagaaaaggaaaacttCTCTCGCGAGAACACCGGGAACGACCAAGCAGGcacgacagaagagaaaagagacaatgAAGAGGCAGCTGAGTCTTCCATAGAGGCacttccttctgtttcttctcgttctgcaGAAAGCGTGGAGACAGGACTGAAATCTCTTCTCAGCGACGCGAGTGGCGCCAGACGAGCGATGCGTTTTCGCCTCCTGTCTTTGATTTCGTCTGCTTCGGAGAtgaaggacagaagaaagagagagcaagcTCGCGAGGAATTAATTCAACTCGAGGAAGAGGTCCTGGGGAAGCTGTTCGCCGCTGAAATGGAAGCGAAGAATGAAGAAGGTCGAACGCGACAAGACCAAcagcagaaaacacagagcgaagagaaggaagtcgagagaagaacagaggaagatAGGGTAAATCCCAAGcggcagaaggaaggcgaagaggaggaagggaagacgagagagaaaaagagagaaagtggatGCCGCCGAGGAAGCACGAGCGAAGACACACAAGTGAAACCCAcaggggaagaaaagagcaacACTGGAGAGACGGATGGgcacgaagaaggaaagaaacactggcaagagaaagaagagagcgaagaagacaacgatGAGGGCagtgacgaagaaagaaagaatcCGAAGGGAAGCGAAACTGGAAGACAGCAGACTCTAGAGTGTCTTACAGTCGACGCCACGGATCGAGACAccaaaagaaaacgaaacaagGCTCTTCTCGTACGTCTTCTTCGTGGTAGTTTAGCGAGCTACTTTCCTTCCTCGATAGATGACAAGGACTCTGACAACCTGTCTCAGCAGCTCTGGTGTCGCGATGAAAAGGTGCAGACGGACACCCGAACCGGAGCAGACGCAATCTTTGAGCGAGAAACGCCCACCAACGAAAGCGTCGAGATAaagagagagtggaagacTTCCGCAGAGATATTGGCTTGTTCCACCGCGTGCAGCAGGCTGCTCGGGGCGGTACGTACTCGACTGGACCTtccagaggaaaagaaatcagaagaaagaggagacacagcggggagagaagaagagacaggcgagagagaagaagacgacagagaggacagacgCGATGGAACCAACACAGAAAGCGTAGGCAGAAcaaagcgaaaagaagaagcagagagaagaagtagaggagacaaaggagagaggagaaacgaagaagaaggagagcaagaaggagaagacacgagagagagagaacggcagaatggagagcacagagaaggggaggaggaagggagagactcttgcgtcagagagaagagagtcgccgagaagaaggaaatggaATCGACACGCAATGTAGAATCTGAGGGGAGCGACAAAaaacatgaagaagagaagcgctcGATTTTCCATCGACAGGAGCTCCCAAAACGATCGTCGCAGTCGCAGTCGGCAGTGTCTTCACCCCACAAAAGTGTCTCTTCTGGTCTGCCCTGGAACGAATCGTGGAGCGTTCGGCGTCGACTGGCCTTTTCCCTGTGGCATTTGTCTGCCTCTGAGACCTCTCAACGTGAAacgaagaacgcagaagaacttgtcgctttctcggCTCCTCGGCAGGCCATGTTGactcgagaagcagaacgcgagCGAGAGCTTCAAGCGCCACCAAACACTCGAGGAGGACTGGAGGGCACTCcacccttttcttctgcttcttctcgtccgcTCGCCTCCTCAGCGCCCTCGGTTAGCTGGACGCCCCCCGACGCTGGTTCGTCTCTTTCCAGGGTCGTTCCTTGCTCTCCCTCATCTTCTGgatctcctcctctgtccattctttgcatgcaactTCCGAACAGTTCGAGGATACACCTTCCTCTCAGTCGGCTCTCACCCCAAGGAGGCGCGTCTGAAGAGCCGGCGGGGACGCAGAAGGCCGCAGGCGTATCCACGAGCGAAGCTGCTTCCTGGGTCttggagagagcagcgacgaaggaagtcagcagaagaaaagagagtgCTCGTCGGAAGAGCGTATGCCCCAGTGAAGCGGAAACGCCACAAGATCAAGAAGGAGTGAAGGAAGATGCACCAGgtagagaagaaggacaaggcgaagaagtaggcgaaggcgcagcagaacggcaagaagaaaagaaaggagcaggagaagatGCGCGAACATGTCCCGAAGAGAGGAGGCTCGGGAGGGTATCGCAGGAAGAACAGGGACAGGCAAATGAGGCCTGTGGCGtggagagcgacggcgaacgagaggcagagagagaggaagaaagaaaagcgagagaagaacgagatcCGCGGACAGAACAGGGTCCAACTCACGTGAGTGGGGGGCGAGTGGCATGTCGAAGAAGGGCGTCTTCTCGGAAGAGACGCAAGAACAAGAGCAGGCATGGCCTTGCGTTCCACCGAAAAGTCATGTCAGGCCTCGAAATGCTGTTGCAGAGAGGtcaagcagagaagcgactgACGTTCGCCAGACCGAGCACGAGACATGTGGGGAACAAACAGCTGCTCGAGGCATTTGTCGCCATCGAGAAAAAGCGTCACTGGTGTCGGGGGGTTGCGAGAGCTGCCgaacgaagggagagaagcagtgacgaggaagaacccGAGGAGCAGGCTgcgagacaagagagagagggccagagaagagaacggcgcggagacagggaagtggaagaggcggcggaaagagaaggggaagaggtgccacacggagagaaggcagaaggcgagacggcgGCGTTTGAGGGgagggaacgagagaaggaaggaaaagaaggagacggcgagactGAGAgcaacgaggagacagagagcgtgGAGAAGGTActagacagagacagactgATCTCGCGTGAAGACGGAGCCTTGAGCTTGGGAGGCGGGCATGACGAGGGCGTcgaagcgaagcgagaagaaaaggaaagagacgaacaTGAGTGGCTGGCGTCCACTTGGGTATGTCCTCTGTGTGACCATGGGGTACGAGCCTTTGCGTTGATGGGAGGGCCAGGGACTCGCAGCAAGTGGATCGTGGAGAGACCGAAAAGAAATCACGAAAGGCAGAACagagag acgcgagaacAGAGCATCCTTCTCGTGACTCTGATCGAAGCGTTTGTTCCCTAG
- a CDS encoding hypothetical protein (encoded by transcript TGME49_238420), which yields MTASAASPRLQSSVSSAETPCAPSECASPAFSVSARHRFFAFEDLPAAVTMSVSEEPLPSASQWRRPWPSFASVPAASPSCPSSPSSLFPPEILLPSAQRSEQMETAPCGEASDEDGGTPRPEQQLVLALRPEAEESAHARDIARADEIESGSAWGIYMLASLALAAAAAVTRQLGGEASRKKCGAAKRQQLFTLLGLPLPSLPSPCSFSPRQSSYPRSSFSVATSILLSLPLPWPLARHEEQHPTLRAASRFSLSSSSSCSPLSSSSSSPYAGQTVSSSALEPGTSVDEGFSLDPRSLSFLQPPNSPVGRRPAVGSASLSLCCESSEAPRACCACSAQSPLFAGLHPHLPFASLKEKERFFAKPGARVALLYEGWLMKESKWRRVWRPRYLMLFAVFRGPCEALQRAEGRARKRRLSDSKAESDSPSHFNNSWCLSHRAAAPESGQLEPVFSESLSAPHSSSVSRSLQKNEGRREEEVVDVGEPRMTSPEAGRQKSAPTPGARLQGLLSPLFSRANSAQVETRGQEPTGVQRLVASLFGNSGEEGTSLWKKWRESRRISAQERGTIGPRDSRKKETQKETGRLCKACARCQLFLAAYEVNPRCGKNRASGTSEAAAGSAPSSSSSLSRCPDTHGAESEANAGPSGDEEKEALVDLLGPRGPPPTEIIPLNLETPVQIVPAVLRRSRIHAPRRPSGRDSSASLSSPSPFSSAALPSPWATVSSRLRRSRSEKREVGQEAVLNDRMGGDLCPEKSPWFFHTLEEEDDAKWECLEETDRGDGQVDRVACETLLLRGVGTDRLLRLAPCSLLAKAGHQSLPSSLRIRSLSPSSRSSSPRRQLQATAVGLPLQAAQLPQDPRSQSNSSDTTAPPSRFSSYPSSFSSSASSASCRSPSFVCSSLQMGNISSVSSSSHSSPRLLQTSEAPESLRRAPPASTPRTSSSLSFSPFDDSEGCSVSAARRKEGHQSRCGDMPAEGRHSLLSSLRGPWNSTETGVATGRQSAAHERGGERIEEEGDRRETLGKERETRNRREPGGEESGEEEVVTCLLQLQSLWPGDRPPEVKAEKREVEEKGERPTGECRSVAFSQDENMRFRFQDVFDNKKSDSPEDAHEGCSSSCCEEAGSRELRMWAEAINLFLYPPCRSSSCHLSSCSLCSSLYLPHQEEQTLLSSLQSQVSSGVWSRRSRVPLGLFKTQKCLLPFLTPHPRPDAFLPSSSPLQLFLSPCRFAALSSASASEMSPRHVSAGVGKEAFSDARTASRCCSFVECCGRRGIACCCAKREKNSQERVESRLAETRSSTRNPEGSQDLFSPRAASAWDGEIDCLQPMHCGRRHCGAEQGLVGGSDRKAGRETGRRFFTEESEQTKEGTMNVDRVRWTETTEGERSEKRVRRSFQQHSSVALLSEAGRPLPLVNRWLQVVGREKHGLLPVVYGRSDWQSLPHQSSSSVESSSCSPLVAPPPLPSWQNQEILLLSLLQAERSRGNQPPPSSVSSSFPGLDRRQPELGLSGDSAFLPVTSNRHLLRCGRACRPSTKEQGRGDDGRHEMTDDNWVKWWCDRIGFDDLRLRLFTYAVANKGSV from the exons ATGACAGCGTCAGCAGCGTCACCTCGCCTGcagtcttctgtctcctccgcggAGACGCCCTGCGCCCCCAGCGAGTGcgcctctcccgcgttttctgtctccgcgcgtcatcgtttcttcgccttcgaaGATCTGCCAGCTGCGGTGACGATGTCTGTCAGTGAAGAgcctctcccctctgcgtctcaatgGCGGCGCCCCTGGCCGTCCTTTGCATCTGTTCctgccgcttctccttcctgtccttcgtcgccttcttctctctttcctccagaGATCCTCTTGCCCTCAGCGCAACGAAGCGAGCAGATGGAGACGGCTCCTTGCGGAGAAGCCAGCGACGAGGACGGCGGGACACCGCGACCAGAGCAGCAgcttgttctcgctctccgaCCTGAGGCAGAGGaatccgcgcatgcacgcgacATCGCGAGAGCAGACGAAATCGAAAGTGGAAGTGCATGGGGCATCTACATGCTCGCGAGTCTCGCCCTAGCAGCTGCCGCGGCCGTAACGAGACAACTTGGAGGCGAGGCATCCCGAAAAAAATGTGGAGCAgccaagagacagcag CTCTTCACCCTCTTGgggcttcctctcccttcgctgCCGAGTCCATGTTCTTTCTCACCGCGTCAGTCGTCGTAtccgcgttcttccttctctgtcgccacGTCgattcttctgtctcttccgttGCCTTGGCCTCTCGCACGACATGAAGAGCAACACCCCACCCTACGAGCTGcctcccgcttctccctttcctcctcttcgtcttgctctcctctttcttcctcgtcttcgtctccctaCGCCGGCCAGACAGTGTCGTCCTCCGCCTTGGAGCCAGGGACCTCAGTCGATgaaggcttctctctcgacccccgttctctctcgtttctgcagcCTCCCAACTCTCCTGTGGGTCGCCGCCCGGCTGTcggctctgcgtcgctcAGTCTGTGTtgcgagagcagcgaggcaCCGCGCGCGTGCTGTGCCTGCTCGGcacagtctcctctcttcgcggGTCTGCACCCGCATTTGCCATTCGCTTCtctgaaggagaaagagcgcttcttcgcgaagCCTGGGGCTCGCGTCGCGCTGCTCTACGAGGGGTGGCTGATGAAGGAAAGCAAATGGCGACGCGTGTGGAGACCGCGATATCTGATGTTGTTTGCCGTTTTCAGAGGTCCTTGCGAGGCGCTGCAGCGAGCAGAAGGCCGGGCAAGAAAGCGACGTCTTTCGGATTCAAAGGCAGAATCAGACTCTCCTTCTCATTTCAACAACTCGTGGTGTCTTTCGCACCGGGCCGCTGCGCCGGAGTCTGGCCAACTCGAGCCTGTCTTCTCCGAAAGTCTCTCTGCGCCCCATTCTTCCTCCGTGTCTCGTTCGCTTCAAAAGAACGAGGgtcgaagagaggaagaagtcgtcGACGTTGGAGAGCCTCGAATGACCTCCCCGGAGGCGGGAAGACAGAAGTCTGCCCCGACGCCAGGCGCGCGCCTTCAgggccttctgtctccgttgttcTCGAGAGCGAACAGCGCTCAAGTCGAGACCCGAGGCCAGGAGCCGACTGGAGTTCAGAGGCTTGTTGCTTCGCTCTTTGGAAAtagtggagaagagggaacgtCTTTAtggaagaaatggagagagagcagacgtATCTCAGCCCAGGAGAGAGGCACGATAGGACCAAGAGACTCGCgcaagaaagaaacacagaaggagactgGTCGCCTCTGCAAGGCCTGCGCTCGTTGCCAGCTGTTTCTCGCTGCGTATGAAGTCAATCCGAGATGTGGGAAGAATAGAGCAAGTGGAACAAGTGAAGCTGCTGCTGGCTCGGCTCCGTCCTCTTCATCAAGTCTCTCGAGGTGTCCAGACACTCACGGAGCTGAATCCGAGGCGAACGCGGGACCATCGGGcgatgaagaaaaagaggctCTCGTCGACCTGCTCGGCCCCAGAGGCCCGCCGCCCACGGAGATCATCCCCCTCAACTTGGAAACG CCTGTCCAGATTGTTCCTGCTGTGTTGCGGCGGTCGCGCATCCACGCTCCGCGTCGGCCTTCAGGGCGAGAcagctctgcttctctttcgtctccgtctcctttttcttctgctgctttgcCGTCTCCCTGGGCGacagtctcttctcgcttgcgGCGGAGCCGAAGTGAAAAGCGAGAAGTCGGACAGGAGGCTGTTCTCAACGACAGAATGGGGGGGGATTTATGTCCGGAAAAATCTCCATGGTTTTTCCATACacttgaagaagaagacgacgcaaaGTGGGAGTGcctcgaagagacagacagaggcgacggccAGGTGGATCGCGTCGCATGCGAAACTCTT ctgctccgCGGCGTGGGGACCGATCGTCTCCTCCGGTTAGCGCCTTGTTCTCTGCTCGCGAAGGCAGGCCACcagtctcttccctcttctctccggatccgctctctctctccttcttctcgttcctcgtctccgcgtCGCCAACTGCAGGCGACAGCTGTCGGGCTTCCTCTCCAAGCCGCGCAGCTGCCCCAGGATCCCCGCTCTCAGTCTAACAGCAGCGACACAACCGCGCCGccgtctcgtttctcgtcgtatccttcttctttctcttcttctgcttcctctgcgtcgtgtcggtctccttctttcgtctgctcttctctccagatgGGGAAcatctcctccgtctcctcttcctctcactcCTCGCCACGCCTTCTGCAGACAAGCGAGGCTCCGGAGAGCCTGAGAAGAGCCCCGCCGGCCTCCACCCCAAgaacctcttcttctctctctttttctccctttgaCGATAGCGAAGGAtgcagtgtctctgcagctcggCGTAAAGAGGGACACCAGAGTAGATGTGGGGATATGCCTGCGGAAGGGAGACATTcgctcctgtcttctctccgaggCCCGTGGAactcgacggagacaggggtCGCAacggggagacagagcgccGCTCACGAACGCGGAGGAGAACGAatcgaggaggaaggcgacagaagagagactcttggaaaagaaagagagacacgtAATAGGAGAGAACcaggtggagaggagagtggagaagaggaggtaGTGACATGTTTGCTTCAACTACAGAGTTTGTGGCCAGGAGACAGACCGCCAGAGGTGAAggcggaaaagagagaagtggaagaaaaaggagaacggCCGACTGGGGAGTGTCGAAGTGTCGCTTTCTCACAAGACGAGAACatgcgttttcgttttcaagATGTCTTTGACAATAAAAAAAGTGACTCTCCGGAGGACGCCCACGAAGGCTGttccagcagctgctgcgagGAGGCCGGCAGCCGCGAGCTTCGCATGTGGGCTGAAGCGATCAATCTTTTCCTTTATCCTCCGtgtcgttcttcttcatgtcatctgtcttcttgttctctctgttcttctctctaccTCCCTCACCAAGAGGAGCAGACGCTCCtgtcctctctgcagagCCAGGTCTCTTCTGGGGTCTGGTCAAGGCGCTCGCGGGTgcctctcggtctcttcaAAACGCAAAAATGTCTCCTTCCATTCCTCACCCCACACCCTCGCCCCGATGCATTCCTCCCCTCCTCGAGCCCCCTCcaactttttctctcgccgtgtcgattcgccgctctctcgtctgcctctgctaGCGAGATGTCTCCGCGCCATGTCTCCGCAGGTGTCGGCAAAGAGGCCTTCTCGGATGCACGTACAGCTAGTCGGTGCTGCTCCTTCGTGGAGTGCTGCGGCCGTCGGGGGATTGCATGCTGCTgtgcgaaaagagaaaaaaacagtcaGGAGCGAGTGGAAAGTCGCctcgcagaaacgagaagtTCGACCCGAAATCCAGAGGGCAGCCAAGACCTGTTTAGTCCAAGAGCCGCCTCTGCTTGGGACGGGGAGATCGACTGTCTCCAGCCCATGCACtgcggaaggagacactgtgGGGCGGAGCAGGGCCTCGTGGGAGGGAGCGACAGAAAGGCTggtagagagacagggagacggTTCTTCACGGAGGAAAGTGAACAAACGAAGGAAGGAACAATGAATGTTGACAGAGTTCGCTGGACAGAGACcacggaaggagagagaagcgagaaaagagtcCGACGATCCTTTCAGCAGCACTCGTCggttgctcttctctccgaggCTGGAAGGCCCTTACCACTG gtAAACCGGTGGCTGCAAGTTGTGGGGCGCGAGAAACACGGTCTGCTTCCTGTTGTCTATGGCCGAAGTGACTGGCAGAGCCTACCGCACCAGTCCTCTTCCTCAGTTGAGTCTTCCTCGTGCTCTCCACTCGTCGCGCCTCCCCCACTACCCTCGTGGCAGAATCAAGAgatccttcttctctctctcctccaagcagagagaagtcgcgGGAACCagccgcctccttcgtctgtttcctcttccttccctggGCTCGACAGAAGGCAGCCTGAACTTGGCTTGTCAGGGGACAGCGCGTTCTTGCCTGTTACGTCAAATCGGCATCTGTTGCGTTGTggtcgtgcatgcagaccaAGCACGAAAGAgcaagggagaggagacgatgGGAGACACGAAATGACAGATGACAACTGGGTTAAATGGTGGTGCGATCGAATCGGATTCGATGACCTGCGTCTCCGACTCTTCACTTACGCGGTCGCCAACAAAGGGTCTGTATAA